From Cyanobacteria bacterium GSL.Bin1, the proteins below share one genomic window:
- a CDS encoding 1,4-alpha-glucan-branching protein: MDFISLWLAYQLNVVSPTPELARDFSDEEVKLILQVSSNEQQPNSTTQVNFNWSSQEDNENVAATAARSLQLALSGDHSNSLLSGVLSSLKQGIMRVMEALQQLIINVQGGQTEKEAIAEGELVTEPTYSQLRYLGIKDINNLTRLSAKEIDDFAPMKKKPVVSPDVESLRLASVEKLEREPQRDTFQPQVGTRFHDDGSLTLRVLVGNDYERLHVIGDFNNWGNVASLADYQLQPLPENPHIHAVTLPPGDYHKQQYRLVDQDGEHRVDLGATLLSTPGFNERFYNGERSDELNSVFWKPDPQTKAEGSPLDLRGKQLTIAETDVLSMALKWQCQNPKSSFYGDTGEDHIPRLYNFVRECGLPEAMAKLGYNTVEFMPLDTHVDFWEPGAEYLPDWRYSYQTISMYGKHADFGSPDELRQMINAFHDTDVAVLLDVVYSHYSPRGNNPPREFAPVGFSQYQAQDGSELYAGDWTEWGTRRFNYTPEVRKNLIDAGLVNLIDYGFDGLRIDNVNGIDAQPYGREFLKELTAAVDTYRPQSVVIGEGYFGDPYLNRARDAGGAGLLTTYSDRFYLWFTENLLKYTEEIDTWKLDYMLSQDWPLAMLYYPGNHDEFANPGNPFQARGRYLADAIDGGHHNQKIRSWSALTMFASSYYLDMFQLWTMQDGNLNSNAPIDWSQLTNDEVTEMVQFQGDMKRFFRAQPAFAPYNMHRNMLHWIDHDNKVIVFERIDFETGQRVYAVTNLGDNAIDNYKIPVYPEDAKFEIALDSDRAMYGGDGKNPTYTQAQDHEVEFSLDAYGVVGLVQADGYQPEPTGETPAAPSIERPRSDDYYFYQTYRP, from the coding sequence ATGGATTTTATTTCACTTTGGCTAGCTTACCAATTAAATGTTGTTTCACCGACACCGGAGTTGGCTAGAGACTTTAGTGATGAAGAAGTTAAGTTAATTCTTCAGGTGTCATCGAATGAGCAACAACCTAATTCTACAACGCAGGTAAATTTCAACTGGTCTTCGCAAGAGGACAATGAAAATGTTGCAGCAACAGCAGCGCGATCGCTGCAATTAGCTCTCAGTGGCGATCACTCTAATTCTTTATTGTCAGGGGTTTTAAGCAGTCTCAAACAAGGGATTATGCGCGTAATGGAAGCGTTGCAACAGTTGATTATCAACGTGCAAGGCGGCCAAACCGAAAAAGAGGCGATCGCGGAAGGGGAATTGGTCACTGAACCCACCTATTCTCAGTTACGCTACCTCGGCATTAAAGATATTAATAATTTAACGCGTCTGTCGGCGAAAGAAATTGACGACTTTGCCCCCATGAAGAAAAAGCCCGTTGTCAGTCCAGACGTTGAATCCCTGCGTCTGGCATCGGTGGAGAAGTTAGAACGGGAACCCCAGCGCGATACCTTTCAACCGCAAGTGGGAACGCGTTTCCATGATGACGGTTCACTTACCCTACGGGTACTGGTTGGTAACGATTATGAACGTTTGCACGTCATTGGCGATTTCAATAACTGGGGCAACGTCGCTAGCTTGGCAGATTATCAATTACAACCCTTGCCGGAAAATCCTCATATCCATGCTGTTACGCTTCCCCCAGGCGATTACCATAAACAACAATATCGTCTAGTGGATCAAGATGGTGAGCATCGGGTTGATTTAGGGGCTACTTTACTCTCAACCCCAGGCTTTAATGAACGCTTTTATAACGGGGAACGAAGCGACGAACTCAATTCTGTTTTCTGGAAACCGGATCCGCAAACCAAAGCAGAGGGGTCTCCGCTCGATTTACGGGGTAAACAATTAACCATTGCGGAAACGGATGTGCTTTCGATGGCGTTGAAATGGCAATGTCAAAATCCGAAGTCCAGTTTTTATGGCGATACGGGAGAAGATCATATTCCCCGCTTATACAATTTTGTTCGCGAGTGCGGTTTACCTGAAGCAATGGCAAAATTGGGCTACAACACCGTTGAGTTTATGCCCCTTGATACTCATGTCGATTTCTGGGAACCGGGTGCGGAATATCTTCCCGATTGGCGCTATAGCTATCAAACCATCAGTATGTACGGCAAGCACGCGGACTTTGGTAGCCCCGATGAACTGCGTCAGATGATTAATGCCTTCCACGATACGGATGTGGCGGTCTTGTTAGATGTGGTTTACAGTCACTATTCTCCGCGCGGGAATAATCCGCCTCGGGAGTTTGCGCCAGTTGGCTTTTCTCAATACCAAGCCCAAGATGGCAGTGAACTTTATGCTGGCGATTGGACTGAATGGGGAACTCGTCGCTTTAACTATACCCCCGAAGTTCGGAAAAACTTGATTGATGCCGGTTTAGTGAATTTGATTGATTATGGCTTTGATGGGTTACGGATTGATAATGTGAATGGGATTGATGCCCAACCTTATGGTCGGGAATTTCTCAAAGAGTTAACCGCAGCGGTTGATACCTATCGTCCGCAATCGGTCGTGATTGGCGAAGGTTACTTTGGCGATCCTTATCTCAATCGCGCCCGGGATGCGGGTGGTGCTGGTTTACTCACCACTTACAGCGATCGCTTTTACCTCTGGTTCACGGAAAACCTCTTGAAATATACCGAGGAAATCGATACCTGGAAGCTAGACTATATGCTCTCCCAAGATTGGCCCCTGGCGATGTTGTATTATCCAGGGAACCATGATGAATTTGCCAACCCCGGTAATCCCTTCCAAGCCCGCGGTCGCTACTTAGCCGATGCCATTGATGGCGGTCATCATAACCAAAAAATTCGCTCTTGGTCAGCGTTAACGATGTTTGCCAGTTCTTACTACTTGGATATGTTCCAATTGTGGACAATGCAAGACGGGAACTTAAACAGTAATGCACCCATTGATTGGTCTCAACTGACAAACGACGAAGTGACAGAAATGGTGCAGTTCCAAGGCGATATGAAACGCTTCTTCCGCGCGCAACCGGCGTTTGCGCCTTATAATATGCACCGCAATATGTTGCACTGGATCGATCATGATAATAAAGTGATTGTCTTTGAGCGCATTGATTTTGAAACCGGACAACGAGTGTACGCAGTAACCAATTTAGGGGATAACGCGATTGACAATTATAAAATTCCTGTATACCCCGAGGATGCGAAGTTTGAGATTGCTCTCGACAGCGATCGCGCGATGTATGGCGGAGACGGAAAAAATCCAACCTATACCCAAGCGCAAGATCATGAGGTAGAGTTTTCTTTGGACGCTTATGGAGTGGTGGGGTTAGTCCAAGCCGATGGCTATCAACCCGAACCCACAGGAGAAACTCCTGCTGCACCCTCTATTGAGCGGCCGCGTTCCGATGACTACTACTTCTATCAAACGTACCGTCCGTAG
- the rfbD gene encoding dTDP-4-dehydrorhamnose reductase: MTKILLTGKNGQLGQELELLLTQIGEVIALGKEELDLSNGNQIRDCIDHYQPDLIVNAGAYTSVDQAETESEIAYAINADAPAILAESAEKIGVRLLHLSTDYVFDGQKHKPYTETDEPNPLGVYGQSKLAGEQGVQKNCSNYIILRTAWVYGAYGNGNFVKTMLRLGKEREELKVVSDQIGTPTWTNDIAKAIVGLIMKLPTSPLQEIYHFTNSGVASWYDFAIAIFEEAKVLHFPLKVHRVSPITTLEYPTPAKRPAYSVLSGEKISQILGARPPQWRISLREMLTQLSIQK, encoded by the coding sequence ATGACTAAAATTCTCTTAACTGGAAAAAACGGGCAATTGGGTCAAGAGTTGGAACTCTTACTCACTCAAATTGGCGAAGTAATTGCTTTGGGAAAAGAAGAACTCGACTTAAGCAACGGCAACCAAATTCGAGACTGTATTGATCATTATCAACCGGATTTAATTGTGAATGCGGGGGCTTATACATCTGTTGATCAAGCAGAAACCGAATCAGAAATCGCTTATGCCATTAACGCTGATGCACCGGCAATCTTAGCAGAAAGTGCAGAAAAAATTGGCGTCAGACTCCTTCATCTTTCCACAGATTATGTCTTTGACGGTCAAAAACATAAACCTTATACAGAAACCGATGAACCGAATCCTCTCGGCGTTTATGGTCAATCAAAACTGGCTGGAGAACAGGGGGTTCAAAAAAATTGTAGTAATTATATTATTTTGCGGACGGCTTGGGTTTATGGGGCATATGGAAATGGGAACTTTGTGAAAACAATGTTGCGTCTAGGAAAAGAAAGAGAAGAATTAAAAGTCGTTTCCGATCAAATTGGGACGCCAACTTGGACGAATGATATTGCAAAAGCCATCGTCGGATTAATAATGAAGTTACCAACTTCTCCCCTGCAAGAAATTTATCACTTTACCAATAGTGGTGTCGCGAGTTGGTATGATTTTGCCATTGCAATTTTTGAGGAAGCAAAAGTTTTACATTTTCCCTTAAAGGTCCATCGTGTTTCTCCCATTACTACTCTTGAATATCCAACACCAGCCAAACGTCCTGCATACTCCGTTTTATCCGGAGAAAAAATTAGTCAAATTTTAGGAGCACGTCCACCCCAGTGGCGCATTAGTCTTAGAGAAATGTTAACCCAACTGTCGATTCAAAAATGA
- the rfbC gene encoding dTDP-4-dehydrorhamnose 3,5-epimerase, which produces MDVIETKIPDILIIKPKVFGDERGFFLESFNQKKFQEKTGMNTHFVQDNHSRSQQNVLRGLHYQIKQPQGKLVRVIIGEILDVAVDIRRHSPTFGEWVSCRLSASNKQQLWVPGGFAHGFYVLSEVAEVLYKTTDYYAPEQERCIIWNDPELKINWENPTEPILSAKDQAGQYLKEADLYD; this is translated from the coding sequence ATGGATGTTATTGAGACTAAAATTCCAGATATTTTAATAATTAAACCAAAGGTATTTGGTGATGAGCGCGGCTTTTTTCTAGAAAGCTTCAATCAAAAAAAGTTTCAGGAAAAAACTGGAATGAATACGCATTTTGTCCAAGATAATCACTCCCGTTCTCAACAAAATGTCTTGCGAGGACTCCATTATCAAATTAAGCAACCACAAGGGAAATTAGTACGAGTAATTATCGGTGAAATTTTAGATGTTGCAGTTGATATTCGTCGCCACTCTCCTACTTTTGGGGAATGGGTCAGTTGCCGTTTAAGTGCTAGTAATAAACAACAATTATGGGTGCCGGGTGGCTTTGCCCACGGCTTTTATGTCTTATCTGAAGTTGCTGAAGTTTTATATAAAACCACTGATTACTATGCGCCAGAACAGGAAAGATGTATTATTTGGAATGATCCCGAGCTGAAAATTAATTGGGAAAATCCCACAGAACCCATTTTGTCCGCGAAAGACCAAGCTGGACAATACCTAAAAGAGGCAGACCTCTATGACTAA
- the gcvT gene encoding glycine cleavage system aminomethyltransferase GcvT — protein sequence MTTTSNQTAQTPLYDLIVQQQARMTEFAGWEMPVQFSGLKPEHTAVREAVGMFDISHMGRFLLSGENLREQLQFLVPSDLSRLRAGESQYTVLLNPQGGIIDDFIFYYQGSDRAVAIVNAATKEKDKTWLLEQLKDTSVQLNDISQEQILLAVQGPKALATLDPLVKGEITSLKAFGHTEVSIFGETAFVSRTGYTGEDGVEMMLPIAAGRKLWTTLLEKGVTPCGLGARDTLRLEAALSLYSQDIDDTTTPLEAGLGWLVHLGSKGEFMGREVLAKQKAEGVNRRLVGLEMQGRGIARHDYPILCEGKEVGIVTSGTLSPTLGKAIALGYVPKSLAKVGQPLEVAIRGKKYPAQVVKKPFYRSNNPPPKG from the coding sequence GTGACAACGACATCCAATCAAACGGCACAGACTCCGCTCTATGATTTAATTGTCCAGCAACAAGCTCGCATGACCGAGTTTGCTGGCTGGGAAATGCCCGTTCAGTTTTCCGGGTTAAAGCCAGAACACACCGCGGTTCGTGAAGCCGTCGGAATGTTTGATATTTCCCACATGGGTCGGTTTTTACTCTCAGGGGAAAACCTCAGAGAACAACTCCAATTTCTGGTTCCCTCTGATCTGTCTCGGTTAAGGGCTGGCGAATCCCAATACACTGTCTTACTTAATCCTCAAGGCGGGATTATTGACGACTTTATCTTTTATTACCAAGGCAGCGATCGCGCCGTTGCCATTGTCAATGCTGCGACCAAAGAGAAAGATAAAACCTGGCTACTCGAACAACTCAAGGATACTTCGGTGCAACTGAATGATATCTCTCAAGAGCAGATTCTACTGGCGGTACAGGGACCCAAAGCACTTGCTACTCTTGATCCCCTGGTAAAAGGAGAGATTACCTCCCTCAAAGCCTTTGGTCACACAGAAGTGTCAATTTTTGGAGAAACGGCATTTGTGTCTCGCACCGGCTATACCGGTGAAGATGGGGTAGAAATGATGCTTCCCATTGCTGCTGGGCGCAAACTATGGACCACTTTACTGGAAAAAGGCGTTACCCCTTGTGGTTTAGGCGCACGGGATACCTTACGATTAGAAGCAGCGTTATCCCTCTATAGTCAAGACATTGATGACACCACCACTCCTTTAGAAGCCGGACTAGGTTGGTTAGTTCATCTGGGGAGTAAAGGGGAGTTTATGGGGCGAGAGGTTCTTGCCAAGCAAAAAGCGGAAGGAGTTAACCGACGCTTAGTGGGGCTAGAAATGCAAGGACGAGGCATTGCTCGCCATGATTATCCGATTTTATGTGAAGGGAAGGAAGTGGGAATCGTCACCAGTGGTACCTTGTCACCGACGCTCGGTAAAGCCATTGCTCTCGGTTATGTCCCGAAATCTCTCGCCAAAGTCGGACAACCCTTAGAAGTAGCCATTCGCGGCAAAAAATACCCTGCCCAAGTCGTGAAAAAACCGTTCTATCGGAGTAATAATCCCCCACCGAAGGGATAA
- a CDS encoding DNA polymerase III subunit delta' (catalyzes the DNA-template-directed extension of the 3'-end of a DNA strand; the delta' subunit seems to interact with the gamma subunit to transfer the beta subunit on the DNA): MTFSHLIGQEQAVELLTRAISCQRIAPAYLFSGPEGVGRYLAALEFSTLILTGKQAESLVRRKVNQQNHPDLLLVEPTYLQQGKLLTEAQAKAEGLKRKAPPQIRVEQIREIAQFLSRPPLEASRAVVIINEAQTMAEAAANALLKTLEEPGQATIILIAPSADALLPTLVSRCQRIPFSRLAKAELKQVLVQTNYHDIVEQDTILAIAQGSPGEAMIATEHLNSLPSRLLEQLKTLLNHQENASLAQIQLALTLAKEIAQTLDFKTQIWLVQYLQQWYWNNALQGTSPLTIRSRLEQLESTRKLLLNYVQPRLVWEVMFLNIIKRAMG; the protein is encoded by the coding sequence ATGACATTTTCTCACTTAATTGGCCAAGAGCAAGCAGTGGAATTATTAACCCGTGCGATTTCCTGTCAACGGATTGCCCCAGCGTATTTATTTAGCGGTCCTGAAGGGGTGGGACGCTATTTGGCTGCTCTTGAGTTTAGCACGTTAATCCTAACGGGAAAACAAGCAGAATCTTTAGTTCGCCGTAAAGTCAACCAGCAAAATCACCCTGATTTACTCTTGGTTGAACCGACTTATCTCCAACAAGGGAAACTCCTGACAGAAGCCCAAGCCAAAGCAGAAGGATTGAAACGGAAAGCCCCGCCGCAAATCCGGGTCGAACAAATTCGCGAAATTGCTCAATTTCTATCGCGTCCACCTCTTGAAGCGTCGCGCGCAGTTGTAATTATTAATGAAGCACAAACTATGGCGGAAGCTGCAGCAAATGCCTTGCTGAAAACCTTGGAAGAACCAGGACAAGCAACGATTATTTTAATTGCCCCCAGTGCAGATGCTTTGCTACCCACCTTAGTTTCCCGTTGTCAACGGATTCCTTTTTCTCGTCTGGCGAAAGCGGAACTGAAACAAGTGTTAGTCCAAACGAATTATCATGACATTGTTGAACAAGACACCATTCTCGCGATCGCGCAAGGAAGTCCAGGGGAAGCCATGATCGCAACCGAACACTTAAACAGCCTTCCTTCAAGGCTCTTAGAACAACTCAAAACTCTCCTTAATCATCAAGAAAACGCTTCCCTAGCACAGATTCAACTTGCTCTCACTCTAGCAAAAGAGATTGCACAAACCCTTGATTTCAAAACACAAATCTGGCTGGTTCAGTATCTTCAACAATGGTATTGGAACAATGCTCTCCAAGGAACCTCTCCCTTGACGATACGCTCCAGATTAGAGCAATTAGAAAGCACTCGCAAACTACTTTTAAACTATGTTCAACCCCGTCTGGTGTGGGAAGTAATGTTCCTAAACATCATAAAACGGGCAATGGGTTAA
- a CDS encoding phosphatase yields the protein MSNWFSWIIPDRLAVGSLPQSDYAIAYLRRIGITSVLSLTMPREVKIPQAIHNQFVWKNVPIPDGAKGGIPDIKHFQQACAILLRWQQKNHVTYVHCLAGVGRSPSVCAAYIATIKGISLADAIAHVQDRHANAHPDPAQIAVMYQFLALSSAEKANF from the coding sequence ATGTCTAATTGGTTTTCTTGGATTATTCCTGATCGGCTGGCTGTTGGTTCGCTCCCTCAATCAGATTATGCTATTGCTTACCTGAGGCGAATTGGGATCACTTCTGTCTTATCTTTAACAATGCCTAGAGAAGTGAAAATTCCGCAAGCAATTCATAATCAATTTGTTTGGAAAAATGTGCCGATCCCAGATGGGGCAAAGGGAGGAATTCCAGACATCAAACATTTCCAACAAGCCTGTGCGATTTTATTGCGGTGGCAACAAAAAAATCATGTGACTTATGTTCACTGTTTAGCGGGAGTGGGGCGCTCTCCTTCGGTTTGCGCTGCCTATATTGCTACGATAAAAGGAATTTCTTTAGCCGATGCGATCGCGCATGTTCAGGACAGACATGCGAATGCCCATCCTGATCCGGCACAAATTGCAGTAATGTACCAATTTCTCGCCCTCTCTTCTGCCGAGAAAGCTAACTTTTAA